CACACCTCGCCGACAAACCTGGCGAGCTGTTGCGCCAGCTGATCCTGACCGGCGAACACGCACTCACCGACGCCACCGAGAAGCGCCTGCAGGCGATCGCCTCCACCAGCGGCATGTTCCCCGAGGCCTTCCCAGCCGGATACCTCGACGACCTCCGCCAGGACTGGCCCGAATGATCGTCCTCGACGCCAGCGTGCTGATCGCCCACTTCCAGCCCGCCGACCCCCACCACTCCCGGGCGAGCCGACTCCTCGCCGAACACCATCACCACCAATTCGTCGTCAACACCATCACATTGGCTGAGGTCCTCGTAGGCCCAGCCCGCGTCGGGCAAACTGACGCGTTCCGCCAAGCACTCGACACCCTGGCGATCCAGACCCACGGCCTCGACGCGAACGCCGCCGTACCCCTGGCCGAGCTGCGCGCGCAGACGGGACTCAAGCTGCCCGACTGCTGCGTGCTCTACACCGCTGAACGTCAAAACGACTGCCTCATCGCCTCATTCGACGTCCGGCTGAATACGCAGGCGCAACGCCTCCAGATCAGCACCGTCAACTGATCGCCCAAGATGTCGCACCCCGGCCCTACAGTTCCGGACATGGACGTCGAGCTACGCGCGTACCGGTTCGCGCTCGACCTCACGCCCGCTCAGGAACAGCAGGTCCGCCAGCACGCCGGCGCCGCCCGCTGGGCATACAACCACGCCCTGGCCGCCAAGTTCGCCGCGCTCGACGAGCGTCGGGCCACCATCGCCGCGCTCGTCGAGCAGGGCGTGGACCCGAAAGCCGCTGCCGCGCAGGCCCCGCGGATCCCGACGAAGCCGGCCATCCAGAAAGCCCTCAACGCCACCAAGGGCGATGACCGGACCGGCGCCGACGGCCCCTGCCCGTGGTGGCACAGCGTCTCCACCTACGCATTCCAATCCGCGTTCGCCGACGCCGACACCGCCTGGGGCAACTGGCTTTCTTCGGTCACAGGCGGCCGCGGCGGTCAACGGGTCGGTAAGCCGCGGTTTAAGAGCAAGCACCGCTCCCGCGACTCGTTCCGAATCCACCACGACGTCCGCAACCCCCGGATACGGCCCGACGCCGGGTACCGCCGAATCATCGTGCCCCGCCTCGGATCCCTACGCCTGCACGAATCCACCAAACGGCTCTGCAAGGCCATCGACCGCGGCGCAGTCATCCAATCCGTCACCATCAGCCGCGGCGGCCACCGCTGGTACGCCAGCATCCTCACCAAGGCCCCCGCATCCACAGCCACCCCATCCCGGCGCCAACGCGCAGCCGGCACAGTCGGCGTCGACGCCGGCGTCCACCACCTGGCCGCCCTCTCCACCGGCGACCTCATCGACAACCCACGACACCTCAACCACGCCCGCACCCGACTCACCAAGGCCCAGCGCGCACTGGCCCGCACGAAGAAAGGCTCCACGCGGCGCCGTCGCGCAGCTGCCCGCGCCGGCCGGGTCCACCACCACATCGCCGAACAGCGCGCCACCACGCTGCACACCCTCACCAAACGCCTCGCCACAGGATGGGCGACCGTGGCGATCGAAGACCTCAACGTCGCCGGCATGACCCGCTCAGCCCGCGGCACCGTCGAAAAGCCCGGCACGAACGTCCGCGCGAAATCCGGGCTCAACCGCTCGATCCTCGACGCATCGCCTGGCGAACTCCGCAGGCAACTCACCTACAAGACTCGCTGGTACGGATCCGCCCTCGCGCTCTGCGATCGCTGGTATCCCTCCAGCCAGACATGCTCGACATGCGGCGCGAGATCCAAGCTCCGCCTGTCCCAGCGTGTGTTCCACTGCGCAGCGTGCGACCTCAAGCTCGATCGAGACGTCAACGCCGCGATCAACGTCGCCACGCACGCCGTGGTGGCCGTCGCCTCCGACACCGGGGAGACGCAAAACGCCCGCCGAGACCCGCCGCCCACCCCCGCACCAGCGGGACCACAGCGCCAGGTCACCGACGCGGGAAGACCACACCGCACCGGTGCGGCCACCTCAGCCGAGCAATCGGCTGATCACCTCAAAACAACCGACCAGGCCCCATTAACCCTGGTCAGCTAGTGTGCGCTCCGCACGCGCAGAGGCGAGTCCTCCTCATCAGCGTCAACAACAACAAACAACAACAGGATCGCTTCGACCGTGCGCTCCGCACACGCAGAGGCGAGTCCCGCTTAGTGTCACTAGTGCTGCGCTGGGCAGACGGTTGAGTGCGCTCCGCACACGCAGAGGCGAGTCCCGAAGCTCGCGGGCTGCGGCCGGTGCCCGCCCCCCGCGCACAGAGGTGGGTCCTCCAGTGCAAGCCCCCAAGGCGCCAAGCCGCGCAAGCCACCACCCAGCCCGCCAGCCCGTCTCGGGGGAGCGCCCGCGCGCACAGACGCGAGCCCCTGCGCCGGGTTCGCTGAAAGCAGCCTGTCGGTCCGCTCCTTGCACATAACCAGCGGTCGTTCAACCGCCTTACCAGCAATTGCTGTTTCCAATGTCGCCAGATGCTGGGACAATGCAGGTATGGGTGCACAGACCACCGTGAAGATCCAGATGGATCAGCTGGAGTCCGCAGCGGGCAAAGCCGGGCAGACACTGACGGGCAGCACGATCCCGCCGATTCCGCCGCCGCCCCCTGCGGCGATGTCGCAGCTTGATGCTGCCCTGGCGCTGGTGTCCACGCAGGGCGAAGTGCTGCGGACCAAGGTCGACACGCTGGACTCCACGTGGGCGACCAAGCAGCAGGCAGCGCTGATCGAGGGTCCACCGGTGCTGCAGCAGCAGGACGTCGCAGGTGCCCAGGACATGGAGCGCAGTAGCGAGTTCCCGATGCCGCAGGTCAAGCCCCCGGTCGGCCCGTCTGACCCGACCGGTGTGCAGCCCGCGAGCTTCGGATCTTCCCCGGTCCCGGAGAACGGACCGTGGGGCCTGGAGGACGGTGAGTGGGAGCTTGACGAGTGGGGGACACCCCAGCCGGTATGGCCCGACTTCGGCGGTGGTGGCGCCGGACCAGGGTCTGGTGTTTCCGGCGGCGTAGCGCCAATCTAGATGTAGAGCAGGACGGACCAGAGAGGAATCAGGATGTCGTCGATCGCGCCGCCCCCGGCATACCCGACGTGGCCTCCGCAGCAGCCGTACCCACCGGCGCCGCAGAAGCCCCGCCGGCGCTGGCCCGCGATCGCAGCCGCCGCAGGCGTCGGCGCACTCGCGGCCGGCCTGATCACCACCCTGATCACCATCGCCGTCACCCCCGGAACCACCACCGCGGCCGCTCCGGCGCCTCCCACCGTCACCGAGACCGCAGGACCGCCGCCCCCACCCGCAGCGCTGCCAGCCGCCCAGGCGGACGCACAGACCTGCCACGCATGGGGAACCGCGACCACCTTGGTGACCGCGGGAACGGCGGCCATGAAGGTCATCCCGGACGGCACGGACATCACCAGCCCCGCGGTTCAGGGCAACCCGTCCTGGAAGTCGTCAGTTGGCCGCGCTAGCGGTCTGTTCGGCCAAGCGGCGGACACGTTCGAGTCGCAAATCGCGCCCGGCACCAGCTCCTCGCTTGCCGGAGTTGCGGACACAACGGTTAGTTCCCTACGCACGCTCTCCGAGGCCTACCGGTCCTTCGACCCTGCAAGCGGCAACTCAGTTGCGGTTTTCCGAACAAGCCAGCAAGCGATGGATTGGCTTTGCCGATGAATCCCAACAGATTTGGGGTGGACACGGCCTTCCCCCCTCCGCCGCCCCCGGGGTTTCCTCTCCCTCCGCCGCCGCCGGGGCTTCCCCTCCCTCCGCCTCGGCGTCCAAGCGGCAAGAAGCTGTGGCCTGTGTTGGTTATGGCTGGCGCGATCAGCGCTGTCATCGCCTCGACAGCCGCTGCCGTAATTACGGTGCAGGCTCGGGGCACCTCCGAGTCACAAGACATTTCGGCACCTGTGACAGTGACGGTCGCTGCTCCCACTCCCGCTGCCCCCGCGCCGCTGCCAGCAGATCAGGCGAATCGTCAGACCTGCCAGGAGGGTTTCATTGCTACGCAGGCACCGACGAAATCAGCTACTGAAGCACTGTCGATCCTTCCTGCCGAAGTGAAGGTCCTCGATCCAGCAGTGCAGCAGAATCCCGAATGGGCCAGCGCTGTCCGTACAGCAGGCGGGTACTACACCCAGGCGAGCGAAGCACTGCGCGCAAGAATTGCTCCCGGCACTACACCTGTCCTTGCTAACGCCGCTGACACCACTGTGAAGGCTTTTCGTGTGCTGGGTGACGCCTACACCAAGTTCGAGCCCATAGCAGGGAATGCTCACGACCTCGCGGTCGAGGCGTCGGACCAGATGGTCGCCCTGTGCACACGCTTAGCGCCTTAGTCGAAAGGGTTATG
This portion of the Mycolicibacterium tusciae JS617 genome encodes:
- a CDS encoding type II toxin-antitoxin system VapC family toxin produces the protein MIVLDASVLIAHFQPADPHHSRASRLLAEHHHHQFVVNTITLAEVLVGPARVGQTDAFRQALDTLAIQTHGLDANAAVPLAELRAQTGLKLPDCCVLYTAERQNDCLIASFDVRLNTQAQRLQISTVN
- a CDS encoding RNA-guided endonuclease InsQ/TnpB family protein translates to MDVELRAYRFALDLTPAQEQQVRQHAGAARWAYNHALAAKFAALDERRATIAALVEQGVDPKAAAAQAPRIPTKPAIQKALNATKGDDRTGADGPCPWWHSVSTYAFQSAFADADTAWGNWLSSVTGGRGGQRVGKPRFKSKHRSRDSFRIHHDVRNPRIRPDAGYRRIIVPRLGSLRLHESTKRLCKAIDRGAVIQSVTISRGGHRWYASILTKAPASTATPSRRQRAAGTVGVDAGVHHLAALSTGDLIDNPRHLNHARTRLTKAQRALARTKKGSTRRRRAAARAGRVHHHIAEQRATTLHTLTKRLATGWATVAIEDLNVAGMTRSARGTVEKPGTNVRAKSGLNRSILDASPGELRRQLTYKTRWYGSALALCDRWYPSSQTCSTCGARSKLRLSQRVFHCAACDLKLDRDVNAAINVATHAVVAVASDTGETQNARRDPPPTPAPAGPQRQVTDAGRPHRTGAATSAEQSADHLKTTDQAPLTLVS